Proteins encoded within one genomic window of Verrucomicrobiales bacterium:
- a CDS encoding DUF1501 domain-containing protein, giving the protein MPLLSSWCNSREHPWHPSRREFLQVGFIGSLGLTLGRLLQSQALAATAKPVAGSPAATSMIHIYLPGGIAAQESWDPKLIAPVEYRGPLGTVKSRIDGAYFSEHLSKTASIADRLTVIRSMTHGEADHDRGTHNMFTGYRPSPAIQYPSFGSVISHELGSRHDLPPYVCIPSMPTTFAGTGYLGSAFGPFSLGNDPVAKNFKVRDLSLPDGVSEKRFQDRKSMRAVVDAHFSALERSDALDGMDSFYQRAYSLVSSEKARAAFAIDREPEKLRDEYGRNEAGQRMLLARRLVAAGVRLVSLTYGGWDHHDNIKTGISSQLPKFDQAFAALIRDLDNQGLLDTTLVMVSSEFGRTPKINGTGGRDHYPKVFSVALAGGGLKRGYVHGSSDATGGEPDSDPVTVPNLAATVYGQIGIDFEKNLIAPGNRPVKIVKDGEIIRSLLG; this is encoded by the coding sequence ATGCCCCTCCTCTCATCCTGGTGCAACAGCCGCGAGCACCCTTGGCACCCTTCCCGCCGGGAATTCTTACAGGTGGGATTTATCGGCAGCTTAGGCCTCACTCTCGGCCGGCTGCTCCAGTCGCAGGCTTTAGCCGCCACAGCGAAGCCAGTGGCGGGCAGTCCGGCGGCCACGTCCATGATCCATATTTACCTGCCGGGGGGCATCGCCGCGCAGGAATCCTGGGATCCTAAGCTGATCGCCCCGGTGGAATATCGAGGACCTCTCGGAACGGTCAAAAGCCGGATCGACGGAGCGTATTTCTCCGAGCACCTGTCCAAAACAGCTTCCATCGCCGACCGACTCACCGTCATTCGATCCATGACCCATGGAGAGGCGGATCACGACCGTGGAACCCACAACATGTTCACCGGCTACCGCCCTAGCCCGGCGATCCAATATCCCAGTTTCGGGAGCGTCATCTCTCATGAGCTGGGCTCGCGCCACGATCTCCCTCCCTATGTCTGCATTCCCAGCATGCCCACCACGTTCGCAGGAACCGGCTACCTGGGTTCCGCTTTCGGCCCGTTCAGCCTCGGGAATGATCCGGTCGCCAAGAACTTCAAGGTGCGCGACCTCTCCCTGCCCGACGGCGTCTCCGAAAAACGCTTCCAGGACCGCAAGTCCATGCGCGCGGTCGTCGATGCTCACTTCAGCGCACTGGAGCGATCGGACGCCCTGGACGGCATGGATTCCTTCTACCAGCGAGCCTACTCCCTGGTCAGCTCCGAGAAAGCACGCGCTGCGTTCGCCATCGATCGTGAACCGGAAAAACTTCGCGATGAATATGGGCGCAACGAAGCCGGCCAACGGATGCTCCTGGCGCGGCGGCTCGTGGCCGCCGGAGTCCGCTTGGTGTCCCTCACTTACGGAGGATGGGATCACCACGACAATATCAAGACCGGCATCTCAAGCCAGCTCCCCAAGTTCGATCAGGCGTTCGCCGCTTTGATCCGCGATCTCGACAACCAAGGCTTGCTGGACACCACGCTCGTCATGGTGTCCTCCGAGTTCGGACGCACTCCAAAAATCAATGGGACCGGGGGACGCGATCACTATCCCAAGGTCTTTAGTGTGGCTTTGGCCGGCGGAGGCCTGAAGCGGGGATACGTCCACGGTTCCAGCGACGCCACCGGCGGCGAGCCCGACAGCGATCCAGTGACCGTCCCCAATCTCGCCGCCACGGTCTATGGTCAGATCGGCATCGACTTTGAAAAGAACTTGATCGCACCCGGCAACCGGCCGGTGAAGATCGTCAAAGACGGGGAGATCATCCGCTCCCTGCTGGGTTAA
- the ligA gene encoding NAD-dependent DNA ligase LigA — protein sequence MTDAQTRQRHAELCEEIRRHDYAYYILAKPVVSDREYDRLMAELLRLESERPELRTADSPSQRVGGAPLEGFTSVRHAVPMMSLDNTYSQEEVREFVLRVQKLLPDKVLEWVVEPKVDGVAISLRYEDGVLAVGATRGDGTTGDDITHNLRTIRSLPLRLSGPTAPSVLEVRGEVFLPTAGFTRMNEERQAAGEEAFANPRNAAAGSLKQLDSQAVAKRPLAVVVYGIGQVVGDFRPETQVDLVEGLRRWGLPTPVRLWRCGSTEELLAAITELDEFRKSLGYETDGAVVKLNSIVDREKLGSTSKAPRWAIAYKYAPEQAETRLNSISIQVGRTGALTPVAELEPVFLSGSTISRATLHNAEELARKDIRIGDTVIIEKAGEVIPAVVSVVLSRRTGSEQVFEFPKVCPECGSQINRLGKENEAEQGVVWRCVNPDCPAQVRGRIEHWCSRGAMDIEGAGEVIVAQLVKHGLVLDVADLYRLRVAELAALERMGEKSAQNLVDGIQQSRERDLWRLLFGLGILHVGAGVAKALGRRFSSLDELMRASEAELLGVDDVGEVIARSVVAWFSESRHRSLISRLREAGLNFQSALYVAGEAQGLLVGKTFVLTGTLPGMTREEAAAQIEALGGKVSGSVSKKTDYVLAGDDAGSKLEKAAKLGVPVIDLAGFRRLVEG from the coding sequence GTGACAGACGCCCAAACCCGTCAACGGCATGCGGAACTCTGCGAGGAGATCCGCCGGCATGATTATGCCTACTACATTCTAGCCAAGCCTGTGGTCAGCGACCGAGAGTATGATCGGCTCATGGCGGAGCTTCTGAGGTTGGAATCGGAACGGCCCGAGTTGCGCACCGCGGATTCGCCGAGCCAGCGGGTCGGCGGCGCTCCTTTGGAAGGGTTTACTTCGGTTCGGCATGCCGTTCCGATGATGAGTCTCGACAACACTTATTCGCAGGAAGAAGTGCGGGAGTTCGTATTGAGGGTTCAAAAACTCTTGCCGGACAAGGTTTTGGAATGGGTGGTGGAGCCGAAGGTCGACGGGGTGGCGATCAGTCTTCGCTATGAGGACGGGGTGTTGGCGGTGGGGGCGACCCGAGGGGATGGGACCACGGGAGATGACATCACCCACAATCTGCGCACCATTCGCAGTCTCCCGTTGCGGCTTTCCGGGCCAACGGCTCCGTCGGTGCTGGAGGTGCGAGGGGAAGTGTTCCTGCCGACGGCGGGGTTCACTCGGATGAACGAGGAGCGTCAAGCGGCCGGAGAGGAGGCGTTCGCCAACCCCCGTAACGCCGCGGCTGGCTCCCTCAAACAGCTCGATTCACAGGCGGTGGCCAAGCGGCCACTCGCGGTCGTGGTCTACGGCATCGGACAGGTTGTGGGGGATTTTCGTCCGGAGACCCAGGTTGACCTGGTAGAAGGTTTGAGGCGGTGGGGGCTGCCAACTCCGGTCAGGCTGTGGCGGTGCGGGTCCACTGAGGAGCTGCTCGCCGCCATCACCGAGCTCGACGAGTTCCGGAAGAGCCTGGGCTACGAGACGGACGGTGCGGTGGTTAAACTGAACTCGATCGTGGACCGCGAGAAGCTGGGCTCCACCTCGAAGGCTCCTCGGTGGGCCATTGCCTACAAGTATGCTCCTGAGCAGGCCGAGACGCGGTTGAATTCAATTTCCATCCAGGTGGGAAGAACGGGGGCTTTGACGCCGGTGGCGGAGTTGGAGCCCGTTTTTCTCTCTGGCAGCACGATCAGTCGGGCGACCTTGCACAATGCCGAGGAACTGGCGCGCAAGGATATCCGGATCGGCGACACCGTGATTATCGAAAAGGCGGGCGAGGTGATTCCTGCGGTCGTTTCGGTGGTGCTCAGCCGGCGCACGGGAAGCGAGCAAGTGTTCGAATTTCCCAAGGTTTGTCCCGAGTGCGGAAGTCAGATCAATCGATTGGGTAAGGAGAACGAAGCCGAGCAGGGAGTCGTGTGGCGATGCGTCAACCCGGACTGTCCGGCGCAGGTGCGAGGCCGCATTGAACATTGGTGTTCGCGGGGCGCGATGGACATCGAGGGGGCGGGAGAGGTTATCGTGGCGCAGCTCGTCAAACATGGCTTGGTGCTCGATGTGGCGGACCTGTATCGACTGAGAGTGGCCGAGTTGGCGGCCTTGGAGCGGATGGGTGAGAAATCGGCCCAGAATCTGGTCGACGGCATTCAGCAGAGCCGGGAGCGTGACCTCTGGCGTCTGCTGTTTGGGCTGGGAATTCTTCATGTGGGGGCTGGTGTTGCGAAGGCCTTGGGCCGGCGCTTTTCATCCCTCGATGAGTTGATGCGGGCATCCGAGGCGGAATTGTTAGGGGTGGATGATGTGGGCGAGGTGATTGCGCGCAGCGTGGTGGCCTGGTTCAGCGAGTCTCGCCATCGATCCCTCATATCCCGGTTGCGGGAAGCCGGGCTCAATTTTCAGTCTGCGCTCTACGTTGCGGGCGAAGCTCAGGGGCTCCTGGTAGGCAAGACCTTTGTGCTCACGGGCACCCTGCCGGGAATGACCCGCGAGGAGGCTGCGGCACAAATTGAAGCGCTTGGCGGCAAGGTGAGCGGCAGCGTTAGCAAGAAGACCGACTATGTCTTGGCGGGGGACGACGCTGGATCCAAGCTAGAGAAGGCGGCGAAGCTGGGCGTTCCGGTGATAGATCTCGCCGGGTTTCGTCGACTGGTGGAGGGGTAA
- a CDS encoding VanZ family protein → MSLIRGSIKHWLMVAAWMLVIFGASSDMGASRNTSRFIGPIVRWLYPDITKAGLEQVVFLIRKGAHVTEYAILAILLWRALSAARNSVAAPTPPWSWRVAAVAWASAATYAASDELHQMFVPSRTGHWQDVALDSCGALLGVLICYGWNRVKSRRAAEFPP, encoded by the coding sequence ATGTCGCTGATTCGCGGTTCGATTAAACATTGGTTGATGGTGGCTGCCTGGATGCTCGTTATTTTTGGGGCATCCAGCGATATGGGAGCTTCCCGAAACACCTCCCGATTTATCGGTCCGATCGTACGCTGGCTTTACCCGGACATTACTAAAGCCGGCCTGGAGCAGGTGGTGTTTTTGATCCGGAAGGGCGCCCATGTCACTGAATACGCCATCCTAGCGATCCTGCTTTGGCGCGCGCTGTCGGCAGCTCGAAACTCGGTTGCTGCCCCCACTCCGCCTTGGAGCTGGCGTGTCGCCGCAGTGGCTTGGGCTAGCGCCGCCACCTACGCCGCCTCCGATGAGCTCCACCAGATGTTCGTGCCTTCGCGGACCGGACACTGGCAGGATGTCGCGCTGGATTCCTGCGGGGCTCTCCTGGGGGTGCTGATCTGCTATGGCTGGAACCGAGTGAAAAGCCGCCGAGCGGCCGAATTCCCCCCCTAG
- a CDS encoding pyridoxine 5'-phosphate synthase, translated as MLKLGVNIDHAATLREARYRGKPGGEPDPVAAALQAEAAGAQGITAHLREDRRHLQDRDLIRLRQEITTRLNLEMANTPEMVGIALKVKPDIVCIVPEKRQEITTEGGLDVLGQAELLRESIARIKDAGIEVSLFIAPDPEQVEASARVGAQFIELHTGSYGEGFADRTVRERELVRLVESARLAKRVGLRVNAGHGLNVPNIPALFVVPYLEELNIGHSILSRSIFIGMTAAVHEILEAMKGYPDGR; from the coding sequence ATGCTCAAGCTAGGTGTCAACATAGACCACGCCGCCACGCTGCGCGAGGCGCGGTATCGGGGCAAGCCAGGCGGTGAACCGGATCCCGTGGCGGCCGCGCTTCAGGCGGAAGCGGCGGGAGCCCAGGGCATCACGGCCCACCTACGCGAGGATCGGCGTCACCTGCAGGATCGGGACCTGATCCGACTGCGACAAGAAATCACGACGCGGCTTAACCTCGAGATGGCGAACACTCCGGAGATGGTCGGGATCGCCCTGAAGGTAAAACCCGACATTGTCTGCATCGTCCCTGAAAAACGGCAGGAGATCACCACGGAAGGCGGGCTGGATGTGCTGGGGCAGGCGGAGTTGCTTCGCGAGAGCATTGCCCGGATCAAGGATGCCGGCATTGAGGTGAGCCTCTTCATCGCTCCGGATCCGGAGCAGGTCGAGGCCTCCGCGCGAGTCGGGGCGCAGTTCATCGAGCTTCACACTGGCAGTTATGGTGAAGGTTTTGCGGATCGGACCGTGAGAGAGCGCGAGCTTGTTCGTCTGGTGGAATCAGCTCGTCTGGCGAAACGCGTGGGCTTGAGAGTCAATGCGGGACATGGCCTGAATGTTCCCAACATCCCCGCTTTGTTCGTAGTTCCCTACTTGGAGGAGCTCAACATAGGACACAGCATCCTCAGCCGCTCCATTTTTATCGGAATGACGGCGGCCGTTCACGAGATACTCGAAGCGATGAAGGGCTACCCCGACGGTCGTTGA
- a CDS encoding sulfite exporter TauE/SafE family protein — protein sequence MTILISALIGLASGITSGMFGVGGGIVMVPAMLYLLSPPIRDIKQAIGTSLAVIIPTAIVGTFKHHHSDAQVSNVHWQVVLWLAPTAILGSYLGAWIAKHHVDADTLKRLFGLLIILAGLQITFSKSPPAKPSSPTAAAATAKHG from the coding sequence ATGACAATTCTCATCTCAGCATTGATCGGACTCGCCAGCGGCATTACGAGTGGGATGTTTGGAGTGGGAGGCGGAATTGTGATGGTGCCCGCGATGCTTTATCTGCTCAGTCCGCCGATCCGCGACATCAAACAGGCCATTGGCACATCCCTGGCAGTGATCATCCCCACCGCGATCGTCGGCACTTTCAAGCATCACCACTCCGACGCACAGGTTTCCAACGTTCACTGGCAGGTGGTTCTATGGCTCGCTCCAACCGCGATTCTCGGAAGCTACCTCGGAGCCTGGATCGCCAAACATCATGTCGATGCCGATACCCTGAAGCGCCTGTTCGGACTCCTGATCATTCTCGCCGGCCTCCAGATCACGTTCTCCAAGAGCCCGCCGGCTAAGCCGTCCAGCCCAACGGCAGCCGCGGCGACCGCCAAGCACGGGTGA
- the lnt gene encoding apolipoprotein N-acyltransferase, with the protein MQRGLARRPLILRYVIAAAAGLLWAMAFPRWNVAGFAWIAPGMILLAGSGCTSRTRFRLGYTAGVVHALAGLHWLLYMPVDFFPILGWISLCAYLGLYCASWAWLCWRLFPGETPPSTDSPHLSFRFESGQETTWAQRSTWALFCALAWVAGETVQSHLFTGFPWNLLGASHSSLLLLTQIAAFTGVSGVSFLIVWGSVALWLTASEIAKAPSKRLAWQRELAVPMTAVFLVAAYGWKQLHATSAADQELRVALVQPSIPQTMIWDENASSQRLSKLFELSRGAMTEKPDLLVWPEAALPYPIRFEAELYLGLTRLLTNTSTWMVFGSDDISLTPVTAPVQATNYYNSAFLLSPTGELAAHYAKRQLVIFGEYVPLVKWLPFLRWFTPITGGFSAGEERVSFEIPPRRLRFSPLICFEDMFARVVRDQAQEDCQFLLNITNDGWFGESAQQWQHTTSAAFRAIENGIPLVRCSNNGITCWVDARGRLFGSEFESGISPYGEGVKHFTVPLHHAPKESWTFYRKHGEVFSWSCTLLVMTIGLPVWIRSRRHPAAGLNPPTLT; encoded by the coding sequence GTGCAACGTGGACTTGCTCGACGCCCCCTAATCCTGCGCTATGTCATCGCGGCAGCCGCCGGCTTGCTGTGGGCCATGGCGTTTCCACGCTGGAACGTGGCGGGCTTCGCCTGGATCGCTCCCGGGATGATTCTGCTGGCGGGTTCCGGCTGCACCTCTCGAACTCGCTTCCGATTGGGATACACAGCCGGCGTGGTCCACGCGCTCGCCGGATTGCACTGGCTGCTCTACATGCCGGTGGATTTCTTTCCGATTCTGGGTTGGATCTCGCTATGCGCCTACCTCGGTCTTTACTGCGCGAGCTGGGCATGGCTGTGCTGGCGGCTCTTTCCGGGAGAGACCCCGCCTTCCACCGACAGTCCACACCTGAGCTTTCGGTTCGAATCCGGACAGGAAACCACCTGGGCCCAGCGGAGCACTTGGGCTTTGTTTTGCGCCCTGGCCTGGGTGGCTGGGGAAACGGTCCAAAGCCATCTCTTCACCGGATTCCCCTGGAACCTGCTCGGGGCATCACACTCTTCGCTCCTGCTCCTCACTCAGATCGCTGCGTTCACAGGGGTCTCAGGAGTTTCGTTCCTCATCGTCTGGGGGTCCGTCGCCCTCTGGCTCACCGCGAGCGAGATCGCCAAGGCGCCCTCTAAACGCCTCGCCTGGCAACGTGAGCTCGCCGTTCCCATGACGGCGGTGTTCCTGGTCGCAGCGTATGGCTGGAAGCAGCTCCACGCCACCTCCGCGGCCGACCAGGAACTCCGAGTCGCCTTGGTCCAGCCCAGCATCCCGCAGACCATGATTTGGGACGAGAACGCCAGCAGCCAGCGGCTCTCCAAATTATTCGAGCTCTCCCGCGGTGCCATGACGGAAAAACCTGATCTGCTGGTCTGGCCCGAAGCCGCCCTGCCCTATCCCATCCGGTTCGAGGCGGAACTCTACTTGGGACTGACTCGGCTGCTCACCAATACCTCCACGTGGATGGTGTTCGGGAGTGACGACATCAGCCTTACCCCGGTGACCGCCCCGGTCCAGGCGACGAATTACTACAACAGTGCGTTTCTGCTGAGTCCAACGGGTGAACTGGCGGCCCACTACGCCAAAAGACAGCTCGTGATCTTCGGCGAATACGTGCCGCTCGTTAAATGGTTGCCCTTCCTCCGCTGGTTCACCCCCATCACCGGCGGTTTCAGCGCCGGCGAGGAGCGCGTCAGCTTCGAAATCCCCCCGCGGCGTTTGCGCTTCAGTCCCCTGATCTGCTTCGAGGATATGTTTGCCAGGGTGGTCCGCGATCAGGCTCAGGAGGACTGCCAGTTCTTGTTGAATATTACCAACGACGGATGGTTCGGAGAGAGCGCTCAGCAATGGCAGCACACCACGAGCGCGGCGTTTCGAGCAATTGAGAACGGCATCCCCCTGGTCCGCTGCAGCAACAATGGCATCACCTGCTGGGTCGACGCTCGGGGACGTCTCTTTGGCTCCGAATTTGAGTCCGGGATCAGCCCCTATGGAGAGGGAGTCAAACACTTCACGGTGCCGCTCCACCATGCTCCCAAGGAGTCCTGGACCTTCTATCGCAAACATGGAGAGGTCTTCAGCTGGAGCTGCACACTTCTGGTGATGACGATCGGATTGCCAGTCTGGATCCGATCCAGACGGCACCCAGCGGCCGGCCTCAATCCCCCGACCCTAACTTAG
- a CDS encoding ThuA domain-containing protein yields the protein MNPSLRVRVWNEYVHERENAAVAAIYPQGIHETLAGFLREVPDFQVSTAVLEEPEHGLSESILHQTDVLLWWGHAAHDRVSDEVVARVQERVIQGMGLVVLHSGHNSKIFKRLMGTSCMLCWREAGERERVWVAQPGHPVAEGIGDCIELEQSEMYGEPFGIPTPDEQVFISWFEGGEVFRSGCCWTRGSGRIFYFSPGHEAYPIYHHPMIQRVISNGVRWVRPSGRPANVPRHVPIEAAREPLVSRGPRLHDPSGRLEH from the coding sequence ATGAACCCGAGTCTCCGTGTGCGTGTCTGGAATGAATATGTCCACGAGCGCGAAAATGCTGCGGTCGCGGCGATCTATCCGCAAGGCATCCATGAGACCCTGGCTGGATTTCTGCGGGAAGTGCCGGACTTCCAGGTTTCCACGGCTGTTCTGGAAGAGCCGGAACATGGGCTGTCTGAATCGATTCTTCACCAGACTGATGTTTTGCTGTGGTGGGGGCATGCCGCCCATGATCGTGTGTCCGATGAGGTGGTGGCCCGGGTGCAGGAGCGGGTGATCCAAGGCATGGGTCTCGTAGTTCTCCACTCAGGGCACAATTCCAAGATCTTTAAGCGTTTGATGGGGACCAGCTGCATGCTTTGCTGGCGGGAGGCGGGAGAGCGGGAGCGTGTGTGGGTTGCTCAGCCTGGGCATCCGGTCGCCGAGGGAATTGGGGACTGCATTGAGCTCGAGCAGTCGGAGATGTATGGCGAGCCTTTCGGAATCCCCACTCCTGATGAACAGGTTTTCATTTCCTGGTTTGAAGGAGGAGAGGTCTTCCGGAGCGGCTGTTGTTGGACCCGCGGGAGCGGACGCATCTTCTATTTTAGTCCGGGACACGAAGCTTACCCCATCTACCATCACCCGATGATTCAGCGGGTGATCAGCAACGGGGTGCGCTGGGTTCGTCCGTCGGGCCGTCCGGCCAATGTGCCGCGCCACGTGCCGATCGAAGCAGCTCGCGAGCCTCTGGTTTCCAGGGGGCCGCGCCTCCATGACCCCAGCGGTCGCCTCGAGCACTAA
- a CDS encoding DUF4832 domain-containing protein, with amino-acid sequence MVHPRYLWSRWLVRSFQVAFQVNLATFSILAGLVELEPAPAPPDNPLKGFMPYSGAYATFPHSLEWTYLHLSEVQSGYNEFRWSYLDGLLNQIAGRGHQAIFRTFLDYPNLGYGVPGFLSHVPKRSYTDHGNGVRGTSYSPDYSHPDLRRAMTNYIAALGARYDGDPRIGFITIGMLGFWGEWHTFPYNGFDGKPDWFAPVAVQKEILDAFTQAFPRTKLLVREPKDGLDFRKWAVGYHDDSFAFSTLAPVPWHFWPRISSKGLDSIWKTQPIGGEVRPEIQGCMWQEGAACVPVGQGYEQSVATTHASWMLNQGAFNGRLSGDALGRAIEGARQLGYELRVLAAEFPQRAGVDRFSVGVTMTNAGVAPFYYAWPVRLGMRSGTGSMRLWTNSWNLTEVMPGRGSSRFTANVAVDGLGAGDYQLMLNVPNPLPNGHPLRFGNRNQDLTLPGWLTLGDIRIGSPPRVENVSLSGQQIHVDFGSLVAGWRYVVESKELGNSTETGWTVVESWTATADRAAWTHVLNGAESGRFYRLAEER; translated from the coding sequence ATGGTGCATCCTCGCTATCTCTGGAGCCGGTGGTTGGTCCGCAGCTTTCAGGTGGCCTTCCAAGTCAACCTGGCGACCTTCTCCATCCTGGCAGGACTGGTGGAACTGGAGCCCGCTCCGGCTCCGCCTGACAATCCACTCAAGGGTTTCATGCCCTACTCCGGCGCTTATGCCACGTTTCCTCACAGCCTGGAATGGACTTATCTCCATCTCAGCGAGGTCCAGTCAGGTTACAACGAGTTCCGCTGGTCCTATCTCGATGGCCTGCTGAACCAGATCGCGGGCCGGGGGCACCAGGCTATCTTCCGCACCTTTTTGGACTACCCGAACCTCGGGTATGGCGTGCCTGGTTTTCTGTCGCATGTTCCCAAGCGATCCTACACCGATCACGGCAATGGGGTTCGCGGGACCAGCTACAGTCCCGACTATTCGCATCCGGATCTCCGTCGCGCCATGACCAATTACATTGCCGCGCTCGGAGCGCGGTATGACGGAGATCCAAGGATCGGATTCATCACCATCGGAATGCTCGGGTTTTGGGGAGAGTGGCATACCTTTCCCTACAATGGGTTCGATGGTAAGCCCGACTGGTTTGCGCCTGTGGCGGTGCAGAAAGAGATCCTGGATGCGTTCACCCAGGCTTTTCCGCGCACCAAGCTGTTGGTGAGAGAACCCAAGGATGGACTCGATTTTCGCAAATGGGCGGTGGGCTACCACGACGACTCCTTCGCCTTCTCAACACTGGCCCCAGTGCCGTGGCACTTCTGGCCACGCATCAGCAGCAAAGGCTTGGATTCGATCTGGAAGACTCAGCCCATCGGAGGAGAGGTTCGTCCTGAAATCCAGGGGTGCATGTGGCAGGAGGGGGCTGCCTGTGTTCCTGTCGGGCAGGGATATGAGCAATCTGTCGCGACCACGCACGCCTCCTGGATGTTGAATCAAGGCGCGTTCAACGGACGCCTCAGCGGTGACGCGCTCGGGCGCGCGATCGAGGGGGCTCGTCAGTTGGGCTACGAGTTGCGAGTCCTCGCCGCGGAGTTTCCCCAACGAGCGGGAGTCGACCGATTCTCCGTCGGAGTGACCATGACGAATGCAGGGGTGGCCCCGTTCTACTATGCCTGGCCGGTGCGTCTGGGGATGCGCTCTGGCACCGGGAGCATGCGCCTGTGGACCAACTCATGGAATCTGACCGAGGTGATGCCGGGTCGCGGCAGCTCACGGTTCACGGCCAATGTGGCGGTGGATGGCCTCGGAGCGGGCGACTATCAACTGATGCTGAATGTGCCCAATCCGTTGCCGAATGGGCATCCCCTCCGCTTTGGAAACCGTAACCAGGATCTAACTCTTCCCGGATGGTTAACCTTAGGGGACATTCGGATTGGAAGCCCTCCCCGGGTGGAGAACGTCTCACTCTCTGGTCAACAGATCCACGTTGACTTTGGCTCCCTGGTGGCTGGGTGGAGATATGTGGTGGAGAGCAAGGAGCTCGGGAACTCCACCGAAACAGGTTGGACCGTCGTTGAGTCCTGGACAGCGACTGCAGATCGAGCGGCTTGGACACATGTCCTGAACGGGGCGGAGTCGGGACGTTTCTATCGACTGGCCGAAGAGCGCTGA
- a CDS encoding sulfatase-like hydrolase/transferase, whose amino-acid sequence MNSRRFLLRCIAAMLIGAMAPLAWGATNRAPQFRSMRESMAEKFPANVLLIIADGLGHGDLGCYGQTEIRTPNMDRLAAEGVRYTDFYAGSPLANASRCSLITGRHTGHSSVRGGEGIPLPSGELTLARLLLPANYQTTWLGSWGLGLAGSTGTPLSQGFEEVRALLDVRKAQDNYPVTLYRNGEDWTLESNRNGKKGQYFPDLLLLMGTNFLRSAQYRPFLLVYSSTLPGSSLLPPPPMSSAAQTASESSYAGKDWTPAEKRKADSISRLDQDIGRLMVSLEANKLSRNTIVVLTSDSGPEQAGRTNAARLKSTGAFRGGRGDLFEGGIRVPMIVWSPSKIPGGRVSDQVWAAWDLVPTVAELTSLPKPKGIDGISMARSLYGLAQTNQHDFLYWETHQPHTQQAVRMGSWKGIRTAIDKALEIYDLKADPAEQHNLAEAKPEVAARMEQFLKTARTEHPDWPLKQPTAEPNAASPAAKPREN is encoded by the coding sequence ATGAACTCCAGACGGTTCCTGCTCCGGTGTATCGCTGCCATGCTCATCGGAGCCATGGCCCCGCTCGCTTGGGGAGCAACCAACCGAGCCCCGCAGTTCCGGTCGATGCGCGAATCGATGGCGGAAAAATTTCCCGCCAATGTCCTCCTGATCATCGCAGACGGCCTGGGTCATGGAGACCTTGGGTGCTATGGACAGACCGAGATCCGCACGCCGAACATGGATCGACTTGCCGCCGAAGGCGTTCGCTACACGGATTTCTACGCGGGCAGCCCGCTCGCTAATGCGTCTCGCTGCTCCTTGATCACCGGACGCCATACCGGCCATTCGAGCGTGCGCGGTGGAGAAGGAATCCCTCTTCCCTCCGGGGAGCTGACGCTGGCTCGACTGCTTTTGCCGGCCAACTATCAGACTACCTGGTTAGGCTCGTGGGGGCTGGGACTCGCGGGCTCAACCGGCACCCCCCTAAGCCAGGGATTCGAAGAGGTGCGGGCTCTCCTGGATGTCCGAAAGGCTCAAGACAATTATCCTGTCACCCTGTACCGGAATGGCGAGGACTGGACGTTGGAGAGCAATCGGAATGGAAAGAAGGGGCAATACTTCCCCGATCTCCTGCTTCTCATGGGGACTAATTTTCTGAGGTCCGCGCAATATCGTCCTTTCTTGCTGGTCTACTCATCCACCTTGCCGGGCTCCAGCTTGCTGCCCCCTCCGCCCATGAGTTCAGCTGCCCAGACGGCGTCGGAAAGCAGCTATGCCGGCAAGGACTGGACGCCGGCGGAGAAACGCAAAGCGGACTCCATTTCTCGACTGGATCAAGATATCGGCCGTCTCATGGTTAGCCTCGAGGCCAACAAGCTCTCCCGAAACACGATCGTGGTGCTGACCAGCGACAGCGGGCCAGAGCAGGCTGGCCGGACCAACGCGGCGCGCCTGAAGAGCACCGGCGCTTTCAGGGGGGGACGCGGAGATCTGTTCGAAGGAGGCATTCGGGTGCCAATGATCGTGTGGTCGCCCAGCAAAATCCCCGGCGGCCGGGTAAGCGACCAAGTGTGGGCGGCTTGGGATTTGGTCCCCACCGTCGCCGAACTGACCAGCCTGCCCAAACCAAAGGGAATCGATGGAATCTCCATGGCGCGAAGCCTCTACGGCCTGGCCCAAACCAACCAGCATGACTTTCTCTATTGGGAAACTCATCAGCCGCACACCCAGCAGGCAGTGCGCATGGGCTCGTGGAAAGGGATTCGAACGGCCATCGACAAGGCTCTGGAGATCTACGATCTGAAGGCGGATCCCGCCGAGCAGCATAACCTCGCCGAGGCCAAACCGGAGGTCGCCGCCCGCATGGAGCAATTCTTGAAGACGGCTCGAACGGAACACCCGGATTGGCCTCTCAAGCAGCCAACAGCGGAGCCAAACGCCGCGTCGCCCGCCGCCAAGCCTCGAGAGAACTGA